GAGCTTGCAACAAGATTTGGTTCGGCCACACTGGGAATCCTCCTCCTCCAGGTGATTAACCGAAGCCCTCTTTCCCATTCCTTTTCTCCAAATGGTCCATTTTAAAGATTTTTTTCCAAAGAGTAAACGGTGTATTAATTCCAGTATGTATTCTGCTGATACACAGGATATTGCCGTTGTTCCTCTCTTGGTCATACTCCCTGTTCTAGAGAGTCAGGTATGCAAAAGGTTAGCACTTGAGATATTAGCCTGCATGAAAGTTGTTCGAAAAATATCAACCTGATAGACTTTCTCATCACATCATAATCTAACTAAGAGGACTTAAGGATTCTGTGTAATAACTTGGAAAATGTTCACTGCATGAGATTTGCCTTAGTGAGCGAGTAGCCAGGTAATATTGGCAAATGGTTTGCAAATATTTATTCTTGTTATGTTCCCCTACCTAGTGAACTACTGTATTGGTCTCTAAGCATGAAAAATGCAGCTCTGCCTTCACAACATATGAGTTTCCGCTTTATCTATTAGGTTATCATCAGTATTTATTATGCATTTTATCGCAGAATGTTGTGGAGCAAAGTGTGTGGCCTATGCTACTAGCTGAAAGCTTAAAAGCACTGGGTGGACTTGGCATACTTTCACTTGGAGGGAAATATCTCATCAGGCGCATCTTTGAGGTCTTTTATTTTATAAATTTTCTGAATACAAGCTTGTATGTTATTTTCAATCAGCTCTTGATGTTCGATAAAATGATTATTGGTTAAACCTTCCTGCAGTTTGTTGCAGAGTCGAGGAGCTCAGAAGCATTTGTTGCCCTCTGCCTTCTCACCGTTTCAGGAACCTCACTTCTCACCCAGTGGTTGGGCTTTAGTGACACTGTAAGTTTTTAATTCTGAAATCAAATATAGATTATGCTCTTCCAGTTTTTATTATTTGCTGATTGTTGAACTTGTGTCCTATGTAGCTAGGTGCTTTTCTGGCTGGGGCCCTCCTTGCAGAAACAAACTTCCGTACGCAAATAGAAGCTGACATAAGACCATTCAGAGGCTTGCTCCTTGGATTGTTCTTTGTGACAACAGGAACTTCTATCGACATGCAGGTTAAACAACATTGCCATCATCTATATCGGTGAACATTAGTTAATGTCTCATGTGTCTAACTTGGCAGTACATCAAAGAGAAACCACTTTGAAAGTAATGTTGCCCCATTATTTATCTTCTTCAGTGGAACATATTGCAGGTTCTTATCAACACACCTTGTATTTTCTCCTTCTATTGCAGCTTCTCATCCGTGAGTGGCCTAATGTTCTATCGCTGTTGGCTGGCCTTATTGCAATCAAGACATTGATAACTACTGCATTAGCAACAAGAGTCGGACTAACTTTTCAAGAGAGTGTAAGGATAGGATTGCTGCTTTCTCAAGGAGGGGAGTTTGGGTTCGTGGTATTTTCTTTGGCAAACAGGTCAGTTTTTATTACAAGTCTTCCATTATATTGTTCTTGTCTTCTCGGACATCTTGTTTTCAGCCCTTGGTACTTTGATTGAAACAGGCTTGGCGTCCTACCGCTTGAGCTGAATAAGCTGCTCATTATCGTCGTTGTGCTGTCAATGGCATTAACTCCGTTACTGAATGACCTTGGAAGAAAAGCAGCAGGAATCATTGATGAGAGATCTGAAACAAAAGAAGTAGTACGTGACTGCCATGTCTTATACACTCACAACGGTCATGGTTGTTGCCTATTTTCGTGAATTCTTAAGGCAATCTTTTACAGAAACCAGCTGAGGAGGCAAATTATGGTGCGACTGAACCTATTGTCATTCTTGGCTTTGGAGAGATGGGACAGGTATATTACATCATATTTTCCTTTGTTGTTAAAGCTGGCCACTGAACTGTTATATCATATGCCTCGTAATATTCTTACAGGTCCTTGCAAAGTTTTTGGCTGCACCATTATCTTTCGGGCTCGAGCGAGATACAGAAGGATGGCCGTATGTCGCGTTTGATCTAAATCCTGCTGTTGTAAAGGTTGACATTAAGAGAATATTTGGTATTAATAGTTGATGCGTCTTCATACATATGTTAAACTAAAGCATCTGTCTTCATTCCTTACCAGTCAGCCAGAAAATCAGGATTTCCAGTGTTATATGGAGATGGTTCGCGCCCCGCCGTTATGCAATCTGCTGGCATATCTTCTCCTAAAGCTGTCATGATCATGTATACCGGGAAGGAAGAAACAGTCGAGTCTGTCGACAGATTGCGACAAGCTTTTCCTGCGGTAAAATATATGATCCATTTCTCATGATTTATTTATCAAGTTAGCACATAGTACTTGTTATAAATGCATTGTGAACAAACGAATGCTTTCATAATACCTTTTGCTTTCCCAGGTTCCCGTGTATGTTAGGGCTCAAGACATGTCTCATTTGTTGGATTTAAGGAAAGCAGGTGCGACCGATGTTGTTCTGGAAAATGCTGAGGTAATATAGAAACACGTTTGCATCGACTGAGAAGCTCCTTATGTATGGATATGTGTAACAAAAATTTGCATCAACTCTTTTCTTTTGTTGACCCCTTCCTGCAGACTAGCTTGCAACTCGGCTCGATGCTTATGAAAGGGCTGGGTGTCATGTCTGATGATGTATCTTTCCTGAGTAAGCTTGTGAGGGACTCGATGGAGTTACAAGCTCAGGAGGCACTCAACAACGTCGAGTCTCGTGAAACTACTACCATGGAGTCACTTCAGGTTCATAAAATCATTAGTGCTCAAAACCGACTCTAATATTACACTCCCTACAGATTAGTAGTTCTTATTTTCATGATGCTTCACTTCCCCATATGACCTGAATAAAATACCTGTTGCAGGTTAGGGTATCGGACTTGGTCGAGTCCAATGGGAACGGTTCCGGAATGATTCCCCGGGAGCAATCGCTAGGTCTAAGCAGTCGCCCGGAGGTACGGGTGATAAAAACGACTCCAGAGAATCCCATGCCTAATTTGAACACCAAAAATGAATCTGAAGACGGTGTCAAATATTGTCTCCTGGAAACCGCTGACGGCGAGGAAACGGTGGAGCCTCCAGCGGAAGCAAGGAGATGATGGACCAGACCAGTTTTTGTACGGGTGATGAAGCGAAGGCACTGAACTTGTGGTTTTCTCATAGGTAATAGCTCTCTTTGTACAGCACATCTGGAGACTGAAGTACTGAAACCTGGAGGCACACAATCTGTGGATATGACGATTACACCGCATCGCGCGAGCTGAGATTTGCAGCTCGCAAATTGAAACCGGGCAGGCCAATTTGGGCAGATTGAGATTTATAGCCGTGATTTGAATTCTCGGCGGGCATttagaaattgaagtatcaacatTTCAGAATCCCTGAAAAGCATTATTGGCAGGGTGATTTGTGCAAGCAGAAGTAACCTGTATGGCTAGATAATTATTTGTATCACATTTCTCTAATTTGTGTCTGTTGTATACTACTAGGACAGTAGGCCAAACAATTCCTGTAAAAAATAAATGTACATGCAGACACGCAGAAACTAGTGAATGTATAATAATACTGGACCAAACGGTTTGTCCTTGCCGCGACAAGTTGAACTTTCTGAATGAACTTGAAGCATTGCTTTGCTCGGCTCTTTGTATTGATAGCAGCTGGAGTAAAAGATCAGGAACTAAGGAGTTCAAATCTTGCTACTCGCAAGATTTGAATGAGTACCATGCATCATTAAtaatgttttttttttttgaaaaaatgcatAGTTAACCTCTGCAGGCATGGAAGGCCGGAGGGTGTGATAAACTGACAATGGAGGCAGACCTGCATGCAGCAGACTAAAATGGAAGTGTCGATATGTGGCAAGGTTGGCTATGTTTTATCGCATACACACTTGTGGTATGTTGCAATAATTCTAGGTGTCTGCTGCCAATGTCTATGTTCATGCTTCAAAGCTGTTTTCATGTTGTTGCGCATGTTTGTTTCTATGTTGCATAAGTTAAATCAGTTTTCACAATGATTTGTTGCATAGGGAAGACAAAGAGTGTTACATGATAGGTTTGAAATGTTGTGATATTGTTGCATGTCTTTGGACTGAAAACGAATATTGCGTTTGTGGTGCACACATACAAATTTCTTTTTCTATCGGAGTTTGATGTTTGAATATCGGACGCCGAAGGTTGGTATTAAGGACcattcccctcctcctcccccgcgtcgcctccccgagcggGGCGACCTGGGGCTCTCGTCGCCCCTCccagccctcccctcccctccttcccTTCCGCCGCCGTCGGCCTGGGCCACCGGGCCTTGCCCacgtggtgccggcggcggcggccccggccttccccccccccccgcatggcGCCTCGGCTCGGGCGGACGGCGGCCGACGGGGGTGCTCCTCGGCGACAAtggatccggcggcggcgcggctccctGGGCGGCGGAGTGCTGGGTGGCGTGCGGGCGGTGGCGCGGCcgcttggcggcggggcggcgcggtggctcgcggcgggcctccccggcccagatctgggcccttttgggctCGATCTGGGTATGGGCGGGCCTGGCCCGGTCTGCTTGCGGCGTCTCCGGCGGGTCGGGGGCGTGACTCGTGCTGGGGGTGGTGGCGATGGTGGCTCGCCTTCTGCAGCGCGGCGACGGGGGCTTCGCGAGCCCGTTTCGGGCTCGGCTGGGCCGGGGGTGGCCCGGTTTGCCCCTGTGCTGCGTCCGGCCGGATCCCGTCGGGGGCGGTGGAGGATGTCCCCTCCCGCGAGGCTGCTGATGTTGCCGCTCCTGGTTCCTGGTTGCGTCATCTTGTTTCCGTCGGTCCCGTTTTGTTTGCCATGGTGAGACAACGATGGAGACTGCTCGACCGTGGTGGCGCAAGTTGATGGGCGGTGTGTTTGGTGGCGCGGGATGGATCGTCTGGGGTCGTGGTTGGTGGGTGGTCGGGAGAAATCCTTGTCGGCAGGgccggcaccgacgcggtgacgcccgtgggcgccgccatgccttcctgaagggcgtcgggcaTACCCCTTCCACCTCACCcctcgcgtaccgggggaaaccctaggacatgtccgggcgacagcgtcgtcatcgtcgcgatccttcttgaaggtgttgtttGGTATGCGGCGGTCCGGAGTGCTAGGAGCGTGGTGGAATTTTCCGGTGGGCGCGGCGGTTGCGGGTCCTCATCGTTTTCGTTGATCCGCCGTTGTTGGCATTATTTTCTCTTCAGTTCCTTTTTCGTTTCTTTTGGGCTTgcttgtgctgaggccccagccaGTGTATCGTGTGgtcgttgctttataatataaagcggggggcaACCCTTTTTCGGTAATATCGGACGCCATAATATAGTGATCAAGTCTATCAGATGGTCTGGGAGGTGGGCAAACTCACCCATTGGACGCATAGCATGCACCCAATAATAAGGGCACACAACCATTGGATTTTGATCCAACCGTTCCAACTTGCCTTTTTCTTCCCCTCAAGATTATTTCCCCCGCGCGCCTATCTTCTTCTTTGCCTCTAGAAACACACCTGCCCCTCTCCCATCATGCTAGCCTCCTTTGATGATGCAACCTCCGTTAGCATTGTCCCAGCCTCAGGCTCAACCATCTCACCCCCACTTTATGTTAACCTATTTTCACACACATTGACTCCCGGCCCCCAATGCCACGACCTCTCACTTAGTTGCTTTAGCAATTCTCACCAACAGGTCATGCATCAGTCTAGGCCCGAGGGGCTATGGGGATCCCCTTATCCATGACCACTTACGGTGTCGGGGGTTGGGttcgacatatgccaatggatggcttatcatggtgggagcgagtagaacgtcgtcggtgcctggaagcgggatgaggcgtagacacgaacgccggcgcactttacccaggttcggggctctcctaggagataacacccctactcctgctctgcggggtctccgcatgatcactaaggcactagtgagtacaaatgatgctcctcgagctatatgctagaggtagaagaaggcaaggcttgctctcttctccccctaggtatgagtctaattctaacaggttcgaaccctttgcatgggtgccctggggggtttatataggcctaccccccaggggtacaatggtaatctggccgggtgtaggacctggccgtcagtctctctggtcgtcggcttctccgccgactgctgggtcccgccgcctggtgggccccgccgactggtctggtacggagccgacatgccgcccccgccgctcgcgggtcttgtgggctgctgattactgtagccgtaatGCTAACGACgcttgcttggtcaggggagcgtggctacagtcccgccgcctggtcgggagatcactgtagccactccgcgtcttatctggttaatggtgtgtgggccccgaggaaggagcgggccgactgctgggggccggcctccctcgggtctgACTGGTGAGGCTctcgccgtcttccgggctctcgctgaccgGTAGGGCCTGCCGTCTTCGGGCCGTACCAACAGACGATCgtgggaacagggcttcgccttaCAGGAGTGAtgtcaggggcggagtggcaacagtgttgcgtcgggcggagatctccgcctgtacggagcactgtggccacgcccggccctggatacgggggtgacGGGCTACACTGTGGCCTCACCctatcttgtcttcttaatgggggcgcagactttgagggcgccatgggccgactgctcggagtcggcctctctggaggccgcctaacaggagtcggcccgtcttggagccgccttcctgagcatggccgTCTTCTGGCAGTCGGCCGTTTGTCCAGCCGACCGCCAGAAGGCGGCGCTCTaccttgacgtcttgaggggcgcagccggccctgatgtcttgaaaggttctggggctcgggttaggctacccgtggcccattactccgacagtagtccccgaagctggtgaggcgtcgcgTCTGAGGAGCCGagaagcctcaacagtttcctcctccgggtgctatgggtggaagcttcatccgaCTCCTGGCAAGCCGcctgagggagtcggccacgtccAGTCGGAGTTATCTGGAATTTCGAATGTAACGGCGGGAACtaggtggcgtgctagctaagcttctaGGCCCGCCGCCCGTCGTGGGCGTGCCACATGGCGCCAGCCAGCtgggccagcctgccagcccacgcgcgtgatgggacgcgACTGCAAGtgggcccgccaccaccgggcctcggcacgcgagcggatccgctgcggccgaggcgggcggttgggtttccccgcggagttactgcgcgtagtaactCGCGCGGTAAAGGCGGGAGCGTGGGGtcatgggcacagttaatcccacgatcccacgcccgccccctcggcttcatagctcgtaggctataagtagggggaggagagggagcggcaaAGCACGTGCGCCCCTCCACCCCATTtttcctccttcttcctctcgtCGCAGCGCCCGCGAGCTCCGCCGGAGCGCCGCCGCTGCTCGTTTCCGAGCCCTCTTGGCCCCGCCCCAATCTCAGCTCTCCCGCCGCGCCGTTCTCTTCGTCAAGCCCTCCATGGCGCGCGAGCATGGAGGAGACTGGGATGGGTCGAATGTCCACAAGACCACATTGCTTTCCTTCGCGACACGCGGCGCCTTCCCGGCGCAAACTACGTGAAGGCGCGCATGCCTCCAGcgggggagatctcgccggcgccgggggagaacgagcgggtcgtcttccgctcgcacttcatccgcggcttcggcttgccggtgagcggcttcctccgcttgttcctcGAATTTTACCATCTCCAACCTCACCACATCACGCCCAAAACCGTGATGctcctggccgccttcgtcacgatgtgcgaaggctatctcggcatcctccccaccatcgagctgtggggagcattcttctacaccaagctgggcacctccgccCGGGAGGTGGcggcccagtgtggtgccttcatcgcggtgcgtCGGCCGTCTTCGAAGAacgccttccccaccatcaagccgCCACAGTCGGttaagatgtggcagcaatcttacttctacgtggagaacgtggacccggccgtcgacttcatcaacctgccggcttatgtagccggcccgccggctgagcctcgggccagctggggctacaagccgaagccggtgtcggcAGACGGCACCGCCGCCATCCAACGACTCCGGGAGCTGACCAACACCGAGGGCCTCAAGGCGACCGACTTGTTCGTTGCCTTCGTcgtgcgccgggttctcccgctccaaggccggcctcacctgatcagccggatgagcgggcaccgcgacccatgccggctgagcaccaaggagatgccggctgcCGAGGTGGCCAACTTGGTGAACGAAATCTCCGGCTTCAAGCTCGAGGGgtcctggcagttcggcaagccgcCGTACTCCCGCGCGGACCTGCCACCCGCCGTAAGTCTTTCAGTCTCTCCTTTCTTTAATACTTCATCTTGATTCCGTCTGGTGGTCTTGAGCAGTCGGACTTTGGGATGCAGATATACATGTCTCCGGCGACGGCTGCTGtcgtggggccgggtggtgactacGCGCCGGACCGGGCcgtgagcgacgtggacgaccccgacttgggggcggccgccttggaggacaccGCAACAGGCAGCGTCTATGGATCCGGTGGCTCCGAGGAAGGCGGCATCGAGACCTGGcccgacgacgacgatgaggaaaaTGAGCCGCGTCCTTCACGAGGCGCGGGCAAGACGGACGTGGGCCCCTCCGCTGAGCCGACTGCTCGAGGCGGCACGCGGAAGCGAAAACAGGGCGCCGCCTTGTTCGGCAGCacgccgaagaaggccaagaacccgACGACCGCGACCCGGCGGAAGGAGgccgccacgaaggcggccaaatttcagaagctcccgaaggtgcctcccatggtgtcggcgtaagtatcttttcTTGCGCTTTTCTTCTTTCCTTGTTGATTCTTTCTGAATTTCCTTTGCTCTGTTTTCTTGATtttagggctccgctctctctcgagaagtcggccgccgcctccatcattGGATCGGCGGAGACCTCTTCCACCACCCGTCGAATCGATCCGGCcgtcgacctccgggaggcgacagagcgaaacgcgcgggaggcgcgcaaGGAGTAggaggccgcccgcctggagaaggtggaggcggaCAAGGCGGAGGCTGCCGCTTTGAAGAAGCTGGCAGAGGCCGAGGCTGCCGCCGCGGCGAAGAAGCAGGCCGAAGAGGCCGCACGCCACCAGTCGGCGATATTCGTCACCCCCCTGAACTCCGTGCCGCCACCACCAGAGTTCGTGGCgccgactgggggagccggcgacgagcacccgatcatggagagggacggcgaCGATGTCACCATGCCGGACGTAATCGTGCCCCTGCCACCTCCTTCTGAGGAGGCGCGAGACAAGCAGCCGGCTGATCCGCCGGCGCCACCAGCCGGAGACGAGATGGTGACGGGCCCAACTCCTGAGGTCCGCACCCCGACGCGCCGCCGGATTgcgaaggcggcctcggcgccacgTCTGTTGGAAGCCGGCGCCGCGAGCTCGTCGATCTCGGAAGCCGAGGCGTCCAGCGCCGCGCCCACTTGCTAGACGTCCAAGCCAAGCTTCATGCCGAGGCCGACGCTCTTAAGCGTTGCAACAATGCGTTCTTGGAGTCGCGAGCAGCCCTCCGGGTATACTTCTTGCTTCTTTGATTTTTATActtctccgtgggggcgcgccagcgcacccactgggtgtagtccccgagtttcgggccggctgctgagcaggcggctcggaactttaattggcAAGCTCCGAGTACTAACATTATCTGATATCTTcattgcaggattatcacaacctccgtgcgaCCGTCTTCAACTCCAAGGTCCAGGAGCTAACTcaacggaccgccgacttgtcggaaagccggagtaagtctttgtttctttctctgcgggggcacgctggcgcaccggtgggctgtagtccccgagattcgggccgactgcagaGCAATCGGGCCAGATCTCCCCGGCGATTGTTCTTCTTTTCGTTGATATTGAtgacttctttctctgcgggggctcgctggctgtagtccccgagatttgggccgactgctgagcagtcgggccagatcttcccGGCAACTATATCTCTCTTTGTTGATTGTTGATGTCCTTTTCTTTTTGTACTTTTGCAAAGGCCAacgccgccctgcagcagcagctgggcgaagccaacaccgcgcttCGTGCCAAGGAGACGGACTGCAGCAAGCTGACCGAAGAGCATGACCGGCTGGTCACGCAACtagcggagcaggcggagcttctcaagaagacccagaaggaggcggaggacaaggaggccAGTCACCTagctgagttcgagaccgaacgctccgcctggaccgacaaggaggcgat
This window of the Triticum aestivum cultivar Chinese Spring chromosome 5D, IWGSC CS RefSeq v2.1, whole genome shotgun sequence genome carries:
- the LOC123119283 gene encoding K(+) efflux antiporter 3, chloroplastic, encoding MAAAAVAGCFPACCRCASSSRSRVTAASTSVAACVVQPRRRSRASASPSLSRLGLGEAAARTTMIRTTTRRGRRAFRVRAGVGVEIASAVEVINDLGFDTLTFLGVTVLVVPAFRVVKASPILGFFCAGVVLNQFGLIRNLTDVKLLSEWGILFLLFEMGLELSLSRLKALAKFAFGIGLPQVLLSTLAFAAFELPPNGAIGTRILQFLFNSRPDLVNIRSVDEAIVIGAALSLSSSAFVLQLLAEKGELATRFGSATLGILLLQDIAVVPLLVILPVLESQNVVEQSVWPMLLAESLKALGGLGILSLGGKYLIRRIFEFVAESRSSEAFVALCLLTVSGTSLLTQWLGFSDTLGAFLAGALLAETNFRTQIEADIRPFRGLLLGLFFVTTGTSIDMQLLIREWPNVLSLLAGLIAIKTLITTALATRVGLTFQESVRIGLLLSQGGEFGFVVFSLANRLGVLPLELNKLLIIVVVLSMALTPLLNDLGRKAAGIIDERSETKEVKPAEEANYGATEPIVILGFGEMGQVLAKFLAAPLSFGLERDTEGWPYVAFDLNPAVVKSARKSGFPVLYGDGSRPAVMQSAGISSPKAVMIMYTGKEETVESVDRLRQAFPAVPVYVRAQDMSHLLDLRKAGATDVVLENAETSLQLGSMLMKGLGVMSDDVSFLSKLVRDSMELQAQEALNNVESRETTTMESLQVRVSDLVESNGNGSGMIPREQSLGLSSRPEVRVIKTTPENPMPNLNTKNESEDGVKYCLLETADGEETVEPPAEARR